The genomic window CCACCTGCCGGAAAATTGATGCGCCACTGAGAAGTTGGACACCATATCCCAACCGACACGATCCGCGTTGATCCGGCCGCGCGCCGCCATATCGGTCGTGCCGCGATGTAGGCCGCGTCGCCATACGACCGCACCTCCATATCAGCGCCATATCAGCGGCACTCGGCATCGTCGTGCACATCAGCCGTTCGACGCATCCAAACCCTCGGCGTCGTACGCGAAACCGAAAGGCAATCACATGTCGCACCCGCCCATGGAAGGACACCCGTGCCAACCATCCAGGCGGCGGCCTCGCATCTTCGGTCGCGGACCAACTCCGCTGGGCCCGCTTCCATCTCGGCGACGGCCGAACAGCAGACGGTATCGAATTGCTGCCCCGGGACTACCCGCCTTTCGGCATGGGCCTCCTACCCGGTGAGGGCGACGACTACATCCTCACCACCGGCGCCCTAGCCGGTCAACGCGGCTTCTTCACCCACGACGCACACGGCACGATCACCGGCGTCGACCTCGCGGGCCGACTCTTCAATCGAGTCCCCTGAAGCGGTCCACGAAGCGCGATCAATGCTTTTCGTGGACCGCTCATCTTTCAAAGATGTTGTCTCGCATAGCAGGTGGGAGCCGGACAACTAGCTGCGAGACCTGCCGACGGACCTGACCAACCCGCAGTTCCGGCGACAACGACTGCCAGACCTGACGAATCGTCTCCCGAGCATGGTCCAATTCGCCTCTGCGGATGAACACCGCGGCCATATCGAGATCGAGAAGTGCGCGGCCGACCTGATCCTTCTCGGCCATCGGTAGTTCGAGCATCCGTTGCCGGATCGACTCGGCCGCGCGCCAGTCGCCGACGGAACTGAGTGCGTGCGACTGGTGCCAGCGCAGGATGTATTCGGAGGTGCCGAGATTGTCGTCGGTCGTGGCGGTGGCGGGCAGCGCGGCGAACATCCGCTCGGCGGCGGTGACCGCGTCCAGCGCATCCCGCCGCCGTCCGATCCGGGCCTGAATACCCGCCTCGGCAAGTAGCCCGAAGACCCCCGCCGGTGTCGGCGACGGGCCACTGGCCGCCTGGGCCGCACGTGCCGCGGCCAAGCCTTGGTCGAGCGCGTGCCGGTAGCACTCGTGCGTGTGCGCCATGTGCCCGTGCAACCAGGCCTCGAGTGCGGTGTCCCCGGCATGGCGGGCGGCACGGCGCGCCTTAGAGAACCACATGAAGGTGTCTTGCAGATCGGCGACGTCGTTCAGCCGAAAGGCGATGAGCCCGGCGAGGATCGCCTCGATGCGGTGCAGGCGCCGATGTAGGTCGGCGGAGTGGTCGGTCAACTTCAGCTGCTGGACCTGGGCCAGGTCACGCATCCGTGCCGGAATGTATTCCGATGGGGGAAGGACGTAGACGAGGTAGCCGCAGAGTTCGAGGCTCTCCTCCAGTACGCGAACGGTTTCCAGCGCCGTGAAGTCGCTGCGCGGGGTGGTCGGGGCGAGCAGGCGGCTCCGTGGCGCGATCGGCGGGGATTCGTCCTCGGTGTAGTCGTGCCCGTAGCCGAGTCGGTCCGGCCGGGTGCGGTACAACCGGCACAGCGCGTCGAGGAACTGATACGTCGGCATGTCGAGACCGGTCTCCCAACGGGACACGCTTTGATGCGATAACCCGCGGCACGACGACCCCTCGGCACTGACGATCTGCTGCAACCGCTGGGCGACATCGACGAGGGTGAACCCGTGCGCGATCCGATGAGCTCGGAGCAACGACACTCCACAATGCGACCGGACCGCGTGGACCGTCTCCCACGTCGTCCCGCCCGCGGCCGCATACTCCCGCACGACTCGTCTGCCGCACGCGATGCTGTGCTGGCTCCCCACGACATCTCCAGGTCACTGGTGATTTCCTTGGCGGACACGCGGATGGATCTGCGTGACCCGCGCTCTTGACGGTATCCGTACGCTGTGCTCACGTCCATAAACAGGCAGTTCTGCGCGCGAGGCGTGCAAGGACGGGGCATTGCTGGCTACGGCGGGACGGCGGGACCACGCTGGGGGCATGAGAAAAATAGTCATCGTCGGAAGGACTCCGGCGAACCCGGTGCATTATGCCGCCGAGGATGACCACGTGTCACTCGCCCACCAGGCGATACACGTGCTGACCCCGATCGCGACCGGAATCACCGCGCTGGCCACATTCGTCACTTGCGCATCGGCAATGAACATCGGCACCGTGTCGGTGTTGGCCGCCGCGTGGGTACTGGCCGGCTGGCTGGCGCGCGGGCGACGCTGTCATTGCCGCGAGGATCGCAGGCACACTCGGATATGCGAGACCGCAGGGGGTTCCGCCTAGTCGCAGACCCGGTAACCAGGGCAAACTCGGACCCGTGATGCCGCGGAAAGTTCCGTTCAGGCCCATATCGTTGTAGCGCGCGGCGAGCCGCGAAAAAATACCCGGGAGTACGGAACCGGGTGTCGGTCATATCGGTAATGTGAGCGACATCAACGGGTCCGAGATCGTACAAAGCAGACATTCAACTGACCTGCGCGGTATCGGAGCGCTGGTTCTGCTCACCGCGTCATTTGCCATGCTCACGGTGTTGTCGCGCTATCTCGCCGGTGGTTTCACCGTCGCTCAGCAGGTCTATCTGCGGACCGGTGTGGCGTTCTTGCTGGCGCTCGCCGTATTCAGCCGGTGGATTCGCTGGCGCACCGTGCTTCGGGTAGGCGTGCGGGAATGGTCCGTGATCGTGGGACGTACCGTGCTGCTGTACGTAATCGGCACCACATTGTTCGCAAAGGCCACGACAATGACGACGGTGAGCGATATTTCCTTCATCGCCGCCCTGCCCCTGGTCTCCGCGCTCGGGATGCTGATGCGCAGCGTGCGCGTCACCGCTGTCCGGATCGTGTTCGTCGGGGGATCGGCGGTGGGCGTGGCGATCCTGTCGGGATTCGGGGGGAGTGCATCGAGTGCGTTGAACTATGGCAACCTCGTCGCGCTGGTCGCCATGGTGGCAATTTCGTTGAGTTACCTTGGCCGCGAATGGCATAACGGTGTACTGAACAATCATGAGCTCACCGCCTTGACCCTCGGCGTCGGAGCTTTGGGCGTGGCGTTCACTTCCGTTGTGCAAAGGGACGGACTACCGCGAATTCCGGAGCAACTGCCGCCGCACACTTCAGCGGGAATGCTGTGGGCCGCAATCGGTATCGCCGGTGTACTCAGCGTGGTGAACGTCTTCCTCATCAATTACGCCTTCGAGCATGTGGATCCGGTACCCGGCGGCAACATGCTGACCCTCGAATGCGTATGGGGTTTGTTGTTCGGGTTGTGCTTCTTCGGCCAGGTGCCGACGTGGAGCGGGATCGTCGGTGGGGCACTGATCGTGCTGTGCGCGTTGGCGCTCAACGTGATCGACGGGCACACAGCCGAGGAGGCGGAGGAGCCCAGTGGTCGAAGACCACCGGAGTTCGCCGCACCCAACACTGCCGAGCAGTCGCTGCCTGTCGTCCGGATGTACCTGCCGGAGGGCGCCGGTCTGCCGCGTTCGCAGCGGGAAGAGGAACTGGCAGCGGCTCAGTCGTGGATCGAGTCGTGGGTGAACGACGCTACGAACAGTCCGAGTCAGCGGACTCCGACGAGCTGACGGCGGAACCAGGTCCGTGGCGGCTGGTGGCTACCAAGTTTCGGCGCTGGATTCTTGGAGGCGGGTCAGGGCGCGGGTTATCCAGGTGGTGAAGTGCGTGGTCAGGTCGGTGGGGGTGGTGGGGCGGACGGTGATGTGGGGGCCGCGGATTTCGGTGTAGCGGCCGTCGTCGGTGATGTCGTGCCATTGCAGGACATTCCAGGGTTGGGCGAGGGTGTGCAGCGGGGCGGCTACGAGGACGGCGGTGCCGCCGCCGTCGGCGGGACGACCGAGGAGTCGCTGGTATTGCTCGCGCGGGGTTTGGCGGGCCACGTCTTCGAAGTAGCCATTGCTACGCGGTGTGAGATCGTCCGGGTGGAAGGTGGCCGGGGCCGCGCTGCCGGGCGTGCAGGCGGGCAGGGCCTGCACCAAACGGTTTGGGAGGCTGTCCGGGCGGAACATGCGCACGCGGATCGGGCCATGTTCGGTAGCGGTGCCCGCCTGCATGAGAGTGACGGCGTGATAAGGATTCCTCGCGCCGACAATCCGGTACTCACGTAGATCGTCCCGGCCGGAACTGTTCTTGTGTTTGCAAGTGCCACCGAGGATTTCGATCCGCAACTCGGAGGTGCCGAGCGTGTGCAACGCCAGCTGAATCTCCTCAAACTCGTCAGCGCTATAGCGCTCCCGCACCGCACGTCGATGCGCCGCGAACTCATCACGCAAAGCGAACCGACTGGTGTAGCGCAGCGGACCCGGGAACCGATCATGGGCATCGGAATACCAGAGCGCCGCGAAATCATCCGGTTCCCAAGTCCATTCAGCCATACCCATCCAATCTGCTCCATGTCGTACTTTGCTGAGTGCCTGTGCGCCCCAACGCTCATGCGGCGCCGCTTTCGGCCCCGCACACAGGCGCCCCCATGCCAGGCCGTTCGCCACACGAATCGTCCCATCCGAATCCCGCCCACCCCAACGCCGCCGCGAGCGGCGAGGGGGACACGGCTGCGGCGATCCGTGGATTCTCGCGGCGTGTAGTCCCGTTCGGTGTTTGGCCGGGCAGCCTCAGCGGGTAGCTGGACGTGGCTGCGGAGCGATCG from Nocardia iowensis includes these protein-coding regions:
- a CDS encoding helix-turn-helix domain-containing protein, whose product is MSLLRAHRIAHGFTLVDVAQRLQQIVSAEGSSCRGLSHQSVSRWETGLDMPTYQFLDALCRLYRTRPDRLGYGHDYTEDESPPIAPRSRLLAPTTPRSDFTALETVRVLEESLELCGYLVYVLPPSEYIPARMRDLAQVQQLKLTDHSADLHRRLHRIEAILAGLIAFRLNDVADLQDTFMWFSKARRAARHAGDTALEAWLHGHMAHTHECYRHALDQGLAAARAAQAASGPSPTPAGVFGLLAEAGIQARIGRRRDALDAVTAAERMFAALPATATTDDNLGTSEYILRWHQSHALSSVGDWRAAESIRQRMLELPMAEKDQVGRALLDLDMAAVFIRRGELDHARETIRQVWQSLSPELRVGQVRRQVSQLVVRLPPAMRDNIFER
- a CDS encoding DMT family transporter encodes the protein MSDINGSEIVQSRHSTDLRGIGALVLLTASFAMLTVLSRYLAGGFTVAQQVYLRTGVAFLLALAVFSRWIRWRTVLRVGVREWSVIVGRTVLLYVIGTTLFAKATTMTTVSDISFIAALPLVSALGMLMRSVRVTAVRIVFVGGSAVGVAILSGFGGSASSALNYGNLVALVAMVAISLSYLGREWHNGVLNNHELTALTLGVGALGVAFTSVVQRDGLPRIPEQLPPHTSAGMLWAAIGIAGVLSVVNVFLINYAFEHVDPVPGGNMLTLECVWGLLFGLCFFGQVPTWSGIVGGALIVLCALALNVIDGHTAEEAEEPSGRRPPEFAAPNTAEQSLPVVRMYLPEGAGLPRSQREEELAAAQSWIESWVNDATNSPSQRTPTS
- a CDS encoding ESX secretion-associated protein EspG codes for the protein MAEWTWEPDDFAALWYSDAHDRFPGPLRYTSRFALRDEFAAHRRAVRERYSADEFEEIQLALHTLGTSELRIEILGGTCKHKNSSGRDDLREYRIVGARNPYHAVTLMQAGTATEHGPIRVRMFRPDSLPNRLVQALPACTPGSAAPATFHPDDLTPRSNGYFEDVARQTPREQYQRLLGRPADGGGTAVLVAAPLHTLAQPWNVLQWHDITDDGRYTEIRGPHITVRPTTPTDLTTHFTTWITRALTRLQESSAETW